A window of Eucalyptus grandis isolate ANBG69807.140 chromosome 4, ASM1654582v1, whole genome shotgun sequence genomic DNA:
CGGCacgaaagaattgaaaatggcTGCCGAGAGAGAGTATATTCTGTCATCAAATCTTTATAAAAATAGCATCGGCTTATATGGTTGGACTTCAATATCTTTTGGTAagctctcaattttttttccctaaaaatgaattttcaactACGAATATTCTGGAATTTGCTTTTGACATATGAAACTTCAAAGCTATAGGAAGCAAAAGCTGGCAATAAGACTTATTAAACAATAATGCCCTATCATCCTAGgaacaaatataaaaatgtttgaccctctaattaatttctttcaaaGGAAGAATATTGAGGAATTCATGACAAATGGACGATCAAAATTTTATCAACTAAGAATCATCTCTTAATTCTCTCTTTGCCTTTTGCATGACTAATCAACCAAACTTCCATCTATCCTGAGTCAACTGCAATAATCGCAATTTGGATTGCGTTGATGATAGCTTGTTCGAGCTTTTggattatctcaatttatacaCCTTCGAATAAATAATTGATTGTCCTTCTTCTTGCTCTTACCCTTATCTTTTTCCTCCTTAAGTTGTTAGTCACTAAATCAATTTCACCTCATTGTCCATATATGGACCGTGATTTCATTAAGTTATCCATAGATCATATATATTACAAAGCTTTCTAATGAGAGAGTTAgattgaaaacataaaaataatccaaaattatagaagaaaaagtaaagcgCAAATGTTGTATCACCTAAGCTCTTGCGACCTCTTATCAGATAGTTCAAATATGCAGAATAATCAAGGATATGTACACTTAtcgaagaaattattttctattcaCAACTTGAAAATCTACCTTTTTTGGTCGACAAACTAAAAATCCCTTCTGTCATTCGTTAATACCCTAGCTATCaaaattttccccatttttcatctcacaaaataattaaagatttcaaatttttccatttcaattttcttattCCACGTTTACCACCCTTATAGTGTCATGGTGCGACCAAAATTGGCATGTATGAATATAATAAGAGCATATAGTTATATAGGGCACAAACCACAATAGACCCTAAATTATgtattatgacacatttattataatttttttataacactaaaaataaacttgtacatgcgtgacacatttatcctttGTCAAATTCTAACAATAATAATCATTCAAAATCTACCTATATAAACACTAGAAAGCAAATAGTATTGACAAGATAATCATGCaacttaagtgaaataaaaatgatgttattttggttaaaaaatcatttgatgaaACCTCAATgaaagataaatatgtcacatatgtataaattttgattttttatgtcatagaaaaagattatgataaatatgtcacagtaagcatagtttgggatttttgatgtattaaaaaaattcaatataaatgTGTAATAATGAAcgcaatttgaagttttttgtggctttttcctaattatatacatatttaagaaaatgtgGTCGCATTGGTAATATGGGCGTAAATATATGCTATAAATTCCGTACACATATAAGAAAATGGACCAAAAAACATACAATTGCAAACTACGATGGGCCGTTGACTGTTCCAACATTCAGACACGGAACAGCATCGGCCTCCGCACTTCCTTGATGAATCTTTTCGTCAGTTAGCAGCGTGGTTTCCAAGGTAGGTCATTAAATAGCTTAAATGCatcaatgagaaaaaaataataataataagaaaaaacaaacaaacgaaTCCCCTTTTTTGTGCTAGAACAAAAACTCACTTGATTCTAAGACATTCTCATCATGGCAAAACAGATCAATTTCATTTGCTAACTAAATTTGCCATTCATGTACTTATCTTGatcttcatagaaaatacataaataatttatacaatttatattgttaagcaattaaacaaaaatctttttaataaGTGGCAAATGTCACTCATAAAATatgaatgaaaataacaaatatatatcttttcaacaatttgaacataaagaaaaaaaaaaggatgtgaTAAACTGATGATCGAGCATACCAACAACAGCTTGCAACCATGGAAACGAAATTCCGAGGATGGGAACGTAATCATAATTGAAGTTCTTACGTTAGTGGTTtaaatttgcatttggccatgattttctttttgttggccCTGGATTTAGCCATGAGTTAAAGATGTGACAATTactcttttgtaatttttggtaCATACAAACTAGCATTTTCTTAATGACAACAAAAGACTCTAACCGGAGTCTCTATCATCTATTAGGTAACCATATAAAAAGATAACAAGATTTTCCATATTTGACTTTTCCTATGATATggtgattaattattttgatgtTGAGACTTCCTTGAAAATTTGAGACATGACACTAGTAAAAGCAACAATAATGATCCTCCAAGTTCGAGGATAAATCAAGATTTTTTGTAAGAAATACActccgtcctctctctctccgaacAAGCAAGGCACCTCCCCTGTATTTTAATGTCTGACTGACCTTTCCATCAATTCCTTCCTTCTACGCCTTGACAGCCTTCCTTCTTCGCCCCTCGTTTGGGAAGGCTTTCATGCTCACCCACCTTGTCCTCTGCTCCTCTtagaccctctctctctcactctccctctctgtctgtctctgtctctgtctctctctctgtctccaatttctttttcttttctttttttcttttgaagaaggcgagaagaaaggaaacatgATCCaatttcctcatcatcttctcaATCTTGCATCGCCTTaacatctttcttcttctttgttttgtggGTGGACTTTGTCTGGGTCAATCTTCGGTGCATGCCCGCCCTGCGCTCTTCGGCATTTACAGAGAGGCTGTGCATTGGTCctttgtttttccatgaaaaacacTGGTTAAGAACAATGGAAAATGAAGCCTTTTGGCGATGGTCGAAGGAACTGTGGACAAGCTCGCATCTTTTCTGAACCTTGGTCCACTTTTTTTAAGGTAAAGCTTTAATTCATGTGCCAGTCGTTTCATGAATGTGTTCTTGTCCTCTTAAACATGGCATCTGAACATTTTCCCAAATTAGGTCCCATGTGGGAGATTCAGTAATAATCTGAGTTAATGAAGTAGCTGGAACATTCGAGGAAAACAAAATGCAGATTTGCTAATTTCATCTTTACCTGAATatctctgtttttctttgcttctttccttttccgATTCGGTGACAGGGAGAGTAACTGTCTGAGGTTGGTCAGAGATAAATTAGTCTCACCTTCGGTCTCCGTTTTCTTCCTTACTACTGCTGCATTGGGGCTTGCTTTGCTTGTTGCGTCTCCGATGGCAACCAAGATGAAAGGAATCTACAAAGGCTTCAAATACATCTCCCAAATATTTGGTAACATAATCACATCTTTTTCTCTAatgggttttcttcttcttcttttttctcggGCCCCTCTCTCAAAAAGTGATGTTTTTGAGCTCACGTTGATAATGCATGATTCTGTTTTGTTTGGATTCTTCTGGGACTGCTTCCATGGTGGTGATCTGCTTCTGTTCTGTTGCAGTTGTGAAGGAGAGGGATATGGAAATTGGGTACCCAACAGATGTTAAACACGTGGCACACATCGGGTGGGATGGTCCGTCTGGGAGTGGACCCAGTTGGGTGAGTAAAATGATAGAAAGATGGAAGAGGcgttcatttcactttccagcTCCTGGGTCCTTTTTCATTCTTCCGTCGTgtaatcttttcaaaataatatgagaGGAGAACGCTTTTCTCGTTGTTTATTCAAAAAGAATTTCTTGGTTATGGTGATTGATTCTCTTTTATGCTGTTATTGTTGATGCAGATGAATGAATTCAAGAATGCACCTGATTTTTCCACTTCCCTCGGTACCATTGGCGATCCTGGTGACTCCAGCTCTGTGGCTCGTTCCACATGGTCCTCTCAAGGTCTGTTCCTAGAACTATCCCGGGTTTTCTTGTCTTTACAAGCGTTTtgctgaaaagaaaaacatgaaacaTTATGGCATGTGGGAAGTAATTGAAATCTAAGGAGTTTTATGCcgagattttcttttatctcgtACGTATGTTTAGGTCTATTTGTTTGAGTCATGTGGAGGTTCATAAACAGACAAGGATGAGGAGGGCTGCTTTCTTTCACGGGTCACATAGCTGTGCCGGATGCATTCTCAAGGGCCTTTGTGTTTTAGTTCCTGTAGCTTATTTTGTTATGTTATGGACAAAAAGTTCTCAAGATTCTTTGCCTCCAAGTGCAAGAGTTTGGCTCTTCTGTCACGAGAGCATCCTTCCTTTATCAAGGGGAATCTGCTTACTCTTGGCCCTGGACAAGTCTTTTGATTTTGGTGGTCCACGGGTTCACCATGTGCTTGTACATGATAGACGGTTCTTTAATATTTATACATGGGGTTTAACATGGAAGTTAAGTCATTTTTCATTTGCCCTAAAATCATGGTGAAATCATTGTATGTAGCATACGCATTTAAGTAGTTCAAGTAAGAGATCTCCACAGAACACATCAGAGCAAGTGCATTGAAACCAATCTTCTTGACTAAGGTTAATTGGCATCAGCTTTAAAGTGAACTGCTCATGACTGCGTAGAATATGGAAATGAATTAACTATGATGCTGATCCACCGATCTTTACATTCCATGAGTAGCACTTTTGTGCACAACCCACCCTTTCAAATAGCAGCACCAACCACATGACTTGCGGTTGCAAACTTCTCGTTTGCTTTTTGACTTCCCACCTTGTGTATAACTTTTGTGTCTCAAAGATTACATAGGAAGCAGAAGTTAATTCTGTGTGTATGCAATCACCCAACTGCTAGACGCTCTAGATTTCTTATCTTTCAGTAGTTGATTAATAGATGAAGTGAGGCATTAGCTCTTATTGGTGGACTTTAATGCTTGAACTGAACATTGGCATTAGCTCTTATTTTTCCCTTGTAAAGGCTTATTAAAAATCATTGCAGTTAAAAATTACGCCATTCTACATCTCACAGACTGATAAACATCTATTTCCAGTTATGATAGAAAAATAGCAGCTAAAATATGTCCTTAGTTCCTGTTAAAGAAACTCGTTATGGAAGATACCTGTAAGGTCTGCGGAtgttcaaaaagaaattgctgaaTCTCTCTGATTCTTTAATGTCATAAGCACTCGTAGTGTGGCACATCCTATCACATCTTCTGAAGTAAAGCGATGACTAATTTGCTAATGAACtgcccttttcattttgtttcaGGTTTCACATAAGTTTCTCAATTTCTACATTTTCCACTTCTGCTGATGccctttgtttcttttggtagaTTTTGAGCAAATCTTGGGACAGCAATCGACATCCGAGATGTTCAAAGAAAATCTGCCAACAGATCTTCCGAATATCCCCAAgaagcaaaagaggaaaaagagcaAGTCGACTTCATCCCCAAAGTCTTCATCATCGTCAAGATCCTCTCGAGCAGCAAAGTCAAAGGCTTCATTCTAGAAAAGGATAAAACACTGAATCTACAACACTAGACCTGGTGGGCTATAACATGACGAGGAAAGAACGACAATGCCCACTGATGTGCATAGGAGAACTTGCTTGTTTGCTTTTTCTGAAGATGTTTTCGATGAACAAGAAAATGTAGAAAGTCGACAAGTTTGTGTACATTTGAACTTGACTGTTCTCTTCAATTTTACAGGGATGTCGAGAAATAGGTGAGGGTGGAGTTTGGGGGAGAGGGAGGACAAGGGAAAGGGCATGACTGAGTTCACTGACAACAGTGATTTAAGGAAGTTTGCGATTGTttatttacattatttttttttcttttctgttctcAACATTGTTGACAGATTGATTATTCAGTTATGCTGGTGAAAGGTTCTGCAATTGAAGTTATTGGCTTTGTCAATGGGTTGTGATCAGGTGGATCAACTGATCCTGCATCGTCACTCAAAATTCATCTGGGTCTGATTTTTTAGCATTCAGGACACGCTTTCCAATGATATGAGAGACTTATCCTGGAATGATGAAATCATCATATAATGCTTATGAATTTGGAACTTTACTTATATCTGTTATGCTAGGAAGAACCTTACATATATTTCATGAACGATTCAGTGATTTAAGTAGTAGACCTTGATGGGGTGGTTCGGGGATTCAAGTTGGCAAAAGGGTCTTGTAGTACTTTTGAACTGCAAGAATGGAGGCCAACCGAGAGTGCGCACACAGTAAAAACCCCACATCGGTGAGAACCAAAAAATAGAGATGGACCAGACCACTGCCCTGCCAATTTATTGGCAGAGTAACTTTCATGGGAGAAACTATTTCCTGAAAGCTTCAACACTCGAAACTAATCAAAGCCGTCGGTCAATCGTTCAGGCGTCAAACGTGGTTCAATATATGGGATCTACATCCACTGATGGAGCAATAACGAGAGTTGGGACACAGATGGCAACCACATTCGACTCTTAAGCTCAGAGAATGCTCTACAGACTTTGATCTAATCTCACAAAGGGCTTTTCCAAAACCCTCCAAGACGATTAACCGCCCTAATCTCTTTGTTAGATTTGACGAAACATGATGAGGAGAACGGAAACAACCATATATACTTACAGAGACATTGAGGAAGCCCTTAAGTCGGAACTCGATCTAATTGTTAATAAGCGCTCGCTGTGTGGACTGGCCAACCACCCCTGTCCAACCTAGCCGAGCTCCCAAACGAGTCAGCGGTGCCACCGGCGGGCCCTGAACCTTCTTGTCCTGGCCACTAGACGCTATCAGGGGTTCTTTCCGATCCCTTCAGGCGTTCGCTTCTAATCCCTACTCCGTTGATTttgtatttcaattttcaagcattGCAAGTGCCTACTCAAGTTGGGTGTTCAGCGTTCACCAAGTGGGCCAAAACTTAACACAAGAGGGAGGGCGCATTCCACATGCCTATTTAAGTTGAGTTGGCTGTTCACCAATTGGGTCCAAACTTAACACAGAGCATTTCACTTTCCATGTAGTACgggtcaatttttattttttaatttatcgaGAGAGAGGCAATATTTTCCTTCTATCTCTAATCGAAAAAAATCGTATCTCTAATCGGTAAATTATAGGTTATGGAGATTGCCTGCGAGTAAGCTTAACTAAATTCAAAATGTGGGCGTGTCCATAATGAAAATGAGTAATGTAACTATTAGTATGGAAATTACTTTGATTGCCTTCGCAATTGAGTGGGTCGAATCTTTTTCCGTAAAGGATAAGATGAATGGCATGGACAAAAGTGGCAGGTTTGTGACTTACATGGGCCAaactataataattaattattattttttatccaaaaaaaatggCATGGACAAAAAAACTTTGTGATGATCGGTCACTTATTAATTTCGTTGAATAAAATATGTTTATTTGTGGGATCTTTCGTGGAAAGAGGCATCAATTCTTAATTGGAACACATTTTTGCCTTGACTAAAAAGTGTCCCATCAAAAGGCATTGCACTCGAGGGACAATGTCGGTCTGACTTTTTTCTTGTCACATAATAATACACTACCCTTGTGCGAGAGTAATATCAGCCAAATGTGGCATCTTGATTCGAAAAACATCCCATCAAACAGTATTGCGTTTCACACCAAGGACAATGTCGCTCTCACTTTTTCCGTGTTGCATAAAAATGCTTTCAAGTGTCCCATCAAAAGGCATTGCGTTTTACACAAGGGACAATGTTGCTCTCACTTTTTCCGTGTCGCATAAAAATGCACTACCTTTGCGCGAGAGTAATATCAATCacatgtgacatcttgattgtGACGGTGATGTACAATTGACTAATTCAGGCATGTGCGATTGAAGATGTTACTCACTAATATAGGAAAAGCAATTCAATTCCACGCCTCTCTAAGTCTTTGATGGTGGTTGTTCTTGAATAGAAGATGATTACTGCTAGCTTTGAAGTCCATCAAAACATGGCACCTTCAAGAATTTGCTCATGAGCCTATCAATTTCCCCAACATGGTGCGTGCATGCAAATCGTGAAATCAAGATCAAACTGACCCCAAAAAAGTCATTCGTATTTCCAAACAGTTTGTATCCCACTCGTCAATAATATTGTCTGTTTTGGGCTATAAGACTCACCTGCCTCGTGCCCTCACAGTTGTATCATTTGGGTTTCCCCTTATTTAGCACATTACTTCATTGTCCCTAAGTAATGTGAGATTCAGTTCATTCTTGCCACTTTCATTATCCTCGAGGCAAAGCCACACTCTCATCCCTCGCAAGACTAGGTCGTCACACATGCACAGTGAAGGGACTTGAACACATAGGTAAATTCagaaagttttcatttttaaatgatgGAAAACATAAGGTGAATGATGGATTTCCCTTCACTTATGTCAAACTAAATTTATCTCCTTATATTCAATGGTGAAAAGGGAAGGAATGATTTTGACTTCACTGGGTGGATgagaaatttgttttttctgCACCCTACATCGATCACTCCTTAATACGgtagtttcttttttaacatAGCTAACTAACTACTCATGCCAATAGTGAAGCATGCACATGAgataagaaacaaagaaaagttgTGCATGTGCATCATGtgtaaaaagcaaaaaaaaaaaaaaaaatcatcttgaaAGAAACGTCATTTAGGTTGAGACGAGCTCAAAAAGTGGTCACAGCCCATAAACTTAAACTAATTAGGACGTGAGATTGACGTTAAAATGTTTGCCATTAAGAGCAAAGGGCCATGCCAAACCACCATTGTTTTGTCGTTAAGCTCGAAGGACAAGGGCCGTAAATattgatgtcgaatttctacaAAAGTAATACTCAAAGGTGATGAGATTCCTAAATGGTATCTCCAAGTAAATTTCTTATGCATACCAAATCCCCCATTTGTTATAGGACTTGAGGTATCAAAGAAAAGCTTTTGTAACCACATAAGAGGATCAATATCCGAATAATgctatattttgaatttatggtaATTGCTGTACAAACGCCTCATCTTATTAGAGataactaaaataattataGATATGCTGGACGGACGTCAAACCTAGCCGGGCTCCCAAATCAATTAGTAGTACTACCGGCGGGCCCCGGACCTTTCATGTCAGAGTTACTAGACACCATCCGGGGTGTCTTTTCAGTCCCTTCAAGCGTTTTCTTCACATCCGTACTCCTTGTCTTTGTATTTCAAGCCTTCCAACAACCTATGCGAGTTAACATAAGAggtaatattttttattttttatttatagagagagaggcaatattttcctttcatctGTGCTTGAAAAGGGGCAATATTTTCCTTCTATCTCATATCTCTACTAGGTAAATTATAAGTGATGGAGGTTGCCCGCAAGTaagctcaattaaattcaaaatatggaCATGTCTGTAATGAAAATGAGTAATGTAACTATTCGTAAGGTAATTACTTTGATTGCCTTTGCGATTGAGTTTGTCAAATCTTTTTCTGTaaagattaaaatgaatggcATGGAAAAAATACTTAAGTATGTTGATCAGTCGTTTACTAATTTCAAGACATTTATTTGTGGGATTTTTCGTGAAAAGAGGAATTGATTCTCACTCGGAAAATAATTTTGCCTTGACTTGCAAGTGTCCCATCAAAAGGCACTAAGTTTTACACGAGGGACAATATTGCTCTCACTATTTCCGTGTCACATAAAAATGCACTAATCTCACTATTTCCGTGTCACATGTGGCATCTTGATTGTGATGATGACGTATAATTGATCGATTCGGGCATGTGCTAGAAGATGTTACTAACTAATATAGGAGAAGTGATTCAATTCCACGCGCCTCTACGTCTTTGATGGTCATTCTCGATTAGAAGGTGATTACTGCCAATTGGAAGTCCATCGAAACATGGCGCCTTCAAGAATTCACTCATGAGCCTGTCGATTTCTCCAACATGGTGCGTGCATGCAAATCGTCCGACTTGTATCATTGATACTAATAGGAGCTGAACTATTATGGCAAGGAAAAGTTTGATtcagagggagaagaagaggcaaaaactggaacaaaaatatgaagTCAATAtcaaaaagacccaaaaaaagtcATTCATATTTTCGAATAGTTTGTACCCCACTTGTCAatgatattgtccgctttgagTTATAAGACTCACTTACCATGTGCCCTTACAGTTTTGTCATTTGGGTTTCGCTCAAAAAAGGTTTCCTTATATAGCACATTACCTCACCATTCCCAAATGATATGGGATTCGGTTCATTCCTACCCCCTTCACCACCATCTTTGAGGCGGAGCCACACTCTTGTCCCTCACAAGACCGGGTCATTACATGTGCATGGTGAAAGGCCACAAACACAAAGGTAAAATCAGaaagttttcattttcagaCGGAAAGCAAACAGTGGATTATGATTTTGATTTCATTAGCTGGATGAGAAATTTGTTTTTTCCGCACCCTATATCGATCACTCCTTGATATGgtatttcctttttaaaattggTAACTAACTACTCATATCAACAGCAAAACACGCACATAAgataagaaacaaagaaaagttgCGCATCatgtgtaaaaagaaaaaaaaaatcatcttgaaAGAAACCTCATTCAGGTTGAGATAAGCTTAAAAAGTGGTGACAGCCCAGAAACTTAAACCAATTAGGACATGagattgaaattaaaatgtttgCCATTAAGAGCAAAGGACCATGCCAAACCACCATTGTTTTATCGTTAAGCTCGAAGGACAAGGACCGTAAACAATGATGTCAAATTTCTATAGAGGTAAAACTCAAAAGTGATGAGATTCTGAGATGGTATCTCCAAGTAAATTTCCTATACAAACCGAACCTCCCATTTGATATAGGACTTGAGGAATCAAAGAAAAGTTTCTGTGACCACACAAGAGTTAGAAATTATACATGCCGATGAATTTTTGGATAACGCTATATTTAGAAATCATGGTGATTGTAGTATAGGCACCCCATCTTGTTTAgcataatcaaaataattatagaTATTCCGGATCAATGTCCAACCCGCAGATCTCCCAAATCAATTAGTAATGCCACCGGCGGGCTTGTCAGAGTTACTGGACGCTACCCACGGGGTCTTTTCAGTCCCTTCAAGTGTTTGCTTCTCATCCCTACTCCATGTCTTTGTATTTCAAGCCTTCCAAGTGACTATGCAAGTTGGGTGTTCACCCAGTGGGCCAAAACTTACCAtaagaggaagggagggagcATTCCACATGCCTATTCAAGATGTGGATATTTCCCACAAGTAAGTTCGACTAAATTTAAATATAGGCATGTCCTTTGATGTAGCTTATCAATCAGAACACCGTTAGGAGAAAATTCACTTTAATCAagaacgaagaaaaaaaaacgatccTCATGAAAATGAGTAATATAATCACTCATATGAAAACTACTTAGAGAGCCTTtgcgataatttttttttttttttttgggtttttttctttgtaaaagtTAAGATGAGTGGCCCGGACAGAACTTGTAACTGCcacttattatatttattaaatagatGTTTATTCATGAGGTTTTTCATAGAAAGAGATGTTTGGGCCCCAGCTTTTAAGTGGCATCAAAGGGCACCACGTTTTTCGTGAGAAAGAGGAGTGATTCAAGAAGGTGCCGTGTTTTGTGCGTCGCATAAAGACGCCCTTACTTTCGTACGAGAAAATTCTGGCCATCCTGCAAATATCTGTCGGAATGTGTGCATGTGGCTTGCTGGTCGTGATGATGATATTTTTATTGGTCAGAATGGTGAGGTAGAATTGATCGGTTTAATTACGTGTTGTTGGAGACGTTTGTTATATGATTTgttatattacttaaaaaaatcaatttatgactaATTGAATCAAGAGTAACACTTGAAATTGAATCGTGAGTGAGTGATGACAACatattttaatcattcatttttataagtgatatgagtgattattttttggaaaaatattttccaaatcttaAGTTTCCCATTAAAGAAACACCCAATAAATCTTGATGATTGTTCTCAAATTAAGGTGATTCATATTAGCTTGAAAGTCCATCAAAACAATGGC
This region includes:
- the LOC104441385 gene encoding CRIB domain-containing protein RIC10, with amino-acid sequence MVEGTVDKLASFLNLGPLFLRESNCLRLVRDKLVSPSVSVFFLTTAALGLALLVASPMATKMKGIYKGFKYISQIFVVKERDMEIGYPTDVKHVAHIGWDGPSGSGPSWMNEFKNAPDFSTSLGTIGDPGDSSSVARSTWSSQDFEQILGQQSTSEMFKENLPTDLPNIPKKQKRKKSKSTSSPKSSSSSRSSRAAKSKASF